A window of the Brassica oleracea var. oleracea cultivar TO1000 chromosome C1, BOL, whole genome shotgun sequence genome harbors these coding sequences:
- the LOC106340269 gene encoding uncharacterized protein LOC106340269, whose protein sequence is MAYYLADGIYPSYPTFVKSIRLPQSEPDKLFAQRQEACRKDIERAFGVLQARFKIIREPARLWDIADLAIIMRSCIILHNMIVEDERETYAQHWTDYDQFEASGSSTQQPFSTEVLPVFANHVRSRSELRDSNVHHELQADLVKHIWAQFGMFRGE, encoded by the coding sequence ATGGCTTACTATCTAGCTGATGGTATCTATCCTTCTTATCCTACTTTTGTTAAATCAATTAGGTTACCTCAAAGTGAACCAGACAAGTTATTTGCACAACGTCAGGAGGCGTGTCGGAAGGACATCGAACGTGCATTTGGAGTTTTGCAGGCTCGATTTAAAATCATTCGTGAACCAGCTCGCCTGTGGGACATAGCCGATTTGGCTATCATCATGAGGTCGTGTATCATATTGCATAATATGATTGTTGAGGATGAACGAGAGACATATGCTCAACATTGGACTGATTATGATCAATTTGAGGCAAGTGGGTCGAGTACACAACAACCATTCTCGACCGAAGTGCTACCCGTATTTGCAAATCATGTGCGTTCTAGATCCGAGTTGCGTGATTCAAATGTACATCACGAATTGCAAGCAGATCTAGTCAAACACATATGGGCCCAATTCGGAATGTTCCGTGGTGAATGA